From the genome of Hordeum vulgare subsp. vulgare unplaced genomic scaffold, MorexV3_pseudomolecules_assembly, whole genome shotgun sequence, one region includes:
- the LOC123420720 gene encoding EP1-like glycoprotein 3 → MMHRATIIALIGCLLAGGGVRAQQQEQQRFDYPAARAPTTWANTDAGLPHHVVYTDGSVARVALLRLNPAGFGPSFAFGFFCTSSHGAAPCAGFLLGVAVVYCNSGALITSVTTGVPQVVWSANRASPVGEGASAELTPEGELVLRSANGSAVWSAGAKGRSVAGVTIGSDGNLVLFDGLNATVWQSFDQPTDALLVGQSLKHGARLTANASAADWRDGRFYLTVEDDALSAYVYATPPQRYFHLGFGETAVGAYATYANGSLTVSARPGAPSVAVIQLPTVVAGTVQYMRLEHDGHLRLYEWRSGSGWAPVFDVLRLFPDGGCAYPTVCGAYGVCTDDTQCSCPDAANFRAVDFRRPNRGCVPTSPPPTACGSSSSPGRRAQHRLVSLPGTGYFNDHATSMRAVERVGEEACKKACLDDCACAAAQFYYGPNAGDGFCYLQSEVFSMQTVRPEVVHYNSTMHIKVQAESARI, encoded by the coding sequence TGCACCGTGCCACGATCATCGCGCTGATCGGCTGCCTTCTCGCCGGCGGCGGGGTTCGAgcgcagcagcaggagcagcagagGTTTGACTACCCGGCGGCGAGGGCGCCCACGACCTGGGCCAACACGGACGCCGGCCTGCCGCACCACGTCGTCTACACCGACGGCTCCGTGGCGCGCGTCGCCCTGCTGCGCCTCAACCCGGCCGGCTTCGGCCCCTCCTTCGCCTTCGGCTTCTTCTGCACCAGCAGCCACGGCGCGGCCCCGTGCGCCGGCTTCCTCCTCGGCGTCGCCGTCGTCTACTGCAACAGCGGCGCGCTCATCACCTCCGTCACGACCGGCGTCCCGCAGGTCGTCTGGTCCGCCAACCGCGCCAGCCCCGTGGGCGAGGGCGCCTCCGCGGAGCTCACGCCTGAGGGTGAGCTGGTGCTCAGATCGGCCAACGGGTCGGCGGTGTGGTCCGCCGGCGCCAAGGGCCGGTCCGTCGCCGGGGTGACCATCGGCAGCGACGGCAACCTGGTGCTGTTCGACGGGCTCAACGCCACGGTGTGGCAGTCGTTCGACCAGCCCACGGACGCGCTGCTCGTCGGCCAGTCGCTGAAGCACGGCGCGCGGCTCACCGCCAACGCGTCGGCGGCTGACTGGCGCGACGGCAGGTTCTACCTCACCGTCGAGGACGACGCCCTGAGCGCCTACGTCTACGCCACGCCGCCGCAGCGCTATTTCCACCTCGGCTTCGGCGAGACCGCGGTCGGCGCCTACGCGACGTACGCCAACGGGAGCCTCACGGTCTCCGCCCGGCCCGGAGCGCCGTCAGTGGCCGTCATCCAGCTGCCCACCGTCGTGGCGGGCACCGTGCAGTACATGCGGCTGGAGCACGACGGCCACCTCCGGCTCTACGAGTGGCGCTCCGGCTCGGGCTGGGCGCCGGTGTTCGACGTGCTGCGCCTCTTCCCGGACGGCGGCTGCGCGTACCCAACAGTCTGCGGCGCGTACGGCGTGTGCACGGACGACACGCAGTGCAGCTGCCCCGACGCGGCCAACTTCCGGGCGGTGGACTTCCGGAGGCCCAACCGCGGCTGCGTCCCGACGAGTCCACCGCCGACGGCGTGcggctcctcgtcgtcgccggggCGGCGCGCGCAGCACCGGCTGGTGTCGCTGCCGGGCACGGGCTACTTCAACGACCACGCCACGAGCATGCGGGCCGTGGAGCGGGTGGGCGAGGAGGCGTGCAAGAAGGCGTGCCTGGACGACTGCGCGTGCGCGGCGGCGCAGTTCTACTACGGCCCCAACGCCGGCGACGGGTTCTGCTACCTGCAGTCGGAGGTGTTCTCGATGCAGACGGTGCGGCCCGAGGTGGTGCACTACAACTCCACCATGCACATCAAGGTGCAGGCCGAGTCAGCCAGGATCTGA